The Microbacterium forte sequence AGTCTCGCCCCCGGCGCGACCTGGGCGACTGCGGCGACGCCCACCCCGACGCCTGCGCCGGAAGCGACCCCGGTCTCCACGCCGTCACCACCCGCGGAGGACTCTCCCGAGACGCCGCCCCCGGCGGAGGACTCTCCCGAGACGCCGCCCCCGGCGGAGGACTCTCCCGAGACGCCGCCCCCGGCGGAGGAATCCCCCGAGACCACGCCCCCGACGGAGGATCCGACGCCGACCGAATCCGAGCCCGCCCCCTCGGCCTCGCCCGATGCCACCCAGGCACCGCCGGCGAAGGAGGCGGCGAAAGCCACGTCGGACGCCGACGACGGGATCTCCGAGCTGTCCGCGAAGCCCTACATGGGCTGGAGCAGCTACAGCATGCAGGTCTACGAGGGCGGCCAGTGGATCACCGCCGATCAGATCATGGCGCAGTCCGATGCCATGCACGACAAGCTGCAGGACTTCGGCTACGAATACATCAACATCGACGCAGGGTGGAACGGCGGCCAGGACGAGTACGGACGCCCGATACCCAGCACGACGCTGTTCCCCGACGGGCTGGATGCCGTGATCGACCACGTGCACGGCAACGGCCAGAAGGTCGGCCTGTACCTCATCCCCGGCATGAGCCTGGAGACCGCTCAGAAGGCGCTTCCGATCTACAACGCGCCGGGCTGCACCACCGAGAACCTGCTCAAGCAGCCCCTGCAGCAGGGTGACTACTGGGGCTTCGGCTACCGCTTGGATTTCGACAACCCCTGCACGCAGAAGTACATCGACTCGATCGCCGACCTGCTCGGCGAGTGGGGTGTGGACTTCATCAAGTTCGACAGCGTGACGCCGGGTTCCGGCATCGGCGACCTCTCGATGGATGCTCGCGAGGAGGTGGCCGCCTGGTCTGAGGCTCTCGAACGCAACGGCATCTGGTTCGAGCTGTCGTGGGCGGTCGACATCAACTACGCCGACTACTGGAAGCAGTACGCCGACGGCTGGCGCATCGACTGGGACGTCGAGTGCTATTGCGGCGACGAGGCGCTGACGACCTGGGAGAACGTCGCGCGTCTGTTCCCGCGGCTCTCCGACTGGTGGCGCCACGCCGGACCCGCCGGATGGAACGACCTCGACTCCCTCAATGTCGGAAACGGCAGGATGGACGGCCTCACCCGCGACGAACGGCGCACGGCGACGACGCTGTGGGCGACATCTGCCGCCCCGATGTACCTCGGCAACGACCTCACGAACCTCGACGAGTTCGGCCTCGACCTGATCACCAATCGCGAGGTCATAGCCGTGAACCAGGCGGGTGTCCCCGCGCGACCGGTCTGGACCGGCACGAAGCAGCAGGTCTGGTACGCACTCAACCCCGATGGCACATATACGGTCGCGCTGTACAACCTCGGTCGTGCAGACGCCGACATCACCGTCGACTGGTCTGACATCGGTCTCGACGGATCCGCGAAGATCCGCGACCTCTGGGCCGGCAAGAACCTGGGCACGGAGGCCGACGGCTTCACAGCCGAGAGCGTGCCGATCCATGGTGTGCGTCTGCTGAAGGTGACGCCAGCGAAGCAGGCCGTGCTCACGGTGAACGATGACTCGCTGCGCGTCGGCTACGACGGAGACTGGATCCGCAACGACGGCAACGAAGTCCCGGCGACATCGCAGCCGTTCACCGTCGCCGTGTCCGACACCCCGGGGGGTGGCACGCCCACCCCGCCCGCCACAGGTCTCACGGTGACGCTGAACGACGACGATGCACGCATCGGCTACAGCGGCTCGTGGGGGGACAGCAACAATCGAGGACTCGGCGATCACGGCGACGATGTGCACTACGCAGAGACCAACGGAGCGGCGTTCGAGTACACGTTCCAAGGCACCGGCATCCAATACGTCACCGAGAAGCACGAGTCGCAGGGAGAGGTCGAGATCTACCTCGACGGTCAGCTCGTGGAGACCGTGGACACGTCGCTTCCTGCGGCGGACGGCCGACTCTCGCAGCAGGTCGTCTACGGCGTCGCCGACCTCGCGAGCGGGAGCCACACCCTGCGTGTGGTGAAGAAGTCCGGCTCCTTCATGCTCCTCGACAAGCTGGTCGTCACGCTCGACAGCCAGCTGAGCACGACCTCGGGAGCCTTCAACAAGGCCGCGCCCGCCGATGTCGCCGTCGACGTGCTGCGGGATCCCGGCGAGCTCGCCTCGATCAGCGTCGCCGGCGATGCGCTCGAGCGCGACGTCGACTTCACGCTGTCAGGCAGCACGGTCACGATCCGCTCGTCGTACCTTGCGACGCTTCCCGTCGGCGATACGATCCTGGACTTCGACTTCACGGGAGACCACCTCGATGACGTGCACGCCACCGTGGCTGACGGAGCGTCCGTGGCATTCAGCTTCCGCGGAACCGGCGTCTCGTGGATCGGTCCGAAGGGCCCTGACCAGGGCACGGTCGACGTCTACATCGACGGCAAGAAGGTCGAGA is a genomic window containing:
- a CDS encoding X2-like carbohydrate binding domain-containing protein, giving the protein MKTHRQRRRAASITGALAATALVLSLAPGATWATAATPTPTPAPEATPVSTPSPPAEDSPETPPPAEDSPETPPPAEDSPETPPPAEESPETTPPTEDPTPTESEPAPSASPDATQAPPAKEAAKATSDADDGISELSAKPYMGWSSYSMQVYEGGQWITADQIMAQSDAMHDKLQDFGYEYINIDAGWNGGQDEYGRPIPSTTLFPDGLDAVIDHVHGNGQKVGLYLIPGMSLETAQKALPIYNAPGCTTENLLKQPLQQGDYWGFGYRLDFDNPCTQKYIDSIADLLGEWGVDFIKFDSVTPGSGIGDLSMDAREEVAAWSEALERNGIWFELSWAVDINYADYWKQYADGWRIDWDVECYCGDEALTTWENVARLFPRLSDWWRHAGPAGWNDLDSLNVGNGRMDGLTRDERRTATTLWATSAAPMYLGNDLTNLDEFGLDLITNREVIAVNQAGVPARPVWTGTKQQVWYALNPDGTYTVALYNLGRADADITVDWSDIGLDGSAKIRDLWAGKNLGTEADGFTAESVPIHGVRLLKVTPAKQAVLTVNDDSLRVGYDGDWIRNDGNEVPATSQPFTVAVSDTPGGGTPTPPATGLTVTLNDDDARIGYSGSWGDSNNRGLGDHGDDVHYAETNGAAFEYTFQGTGIQYVTEKHESQGEVEIYLDGQLVETVDTSLPAADGRLSQQVVYGVADLASGSHTLRVVKKSGSFMLLDKLVVTLDSQLSTTSGAFNKAAPADVAVDVLRDPGELASISVAGDALERDVDFTLSGSTVTIRSSYLATLPVGDTILDFDFTGDHLDDVHATVADGASVAFSFRGTGVSWIGPKGPDQGTVDVYIDGKKVESIDTHNESRVSTQELFSVSGLKDKEHTIKIVKTSGDVLRTDVFRYTVKKVG